Sequence from the Malaciobacter pacificus genome:
TATTTAATGGAATAGCAACTTGAATAGCAGCAAGTCCTACTCCATTTTGATCTATCATTGTTTCATACATATCATCTAAAAGAGTATGTAACTCTTCATCAAACTTTTCTACATCTTTAGATTTAGTTCTAAGTAACTTGTTTGGGTATGTAATAACTTCTCTAATCATAGATCTATTTATGCCTTGTAATAACTTCGTCAATTAAACCATATTCACAAGCTTGATCAGCACTCATAAAATTATCTCTATCAGTGTCTTTTTCAATTACTTCTATTGGTTGACCCGTTTGCTCTGCAATCATTGCATTTAAAGTATCTTTCATTCTTTGGATCTCTTTAGCTTGAATCTGAATATCAGTAGCTTGTCCTTGTGCTCCACCTAATGGCTGGTGAATCATAATTCTAGAGTTTGGTAAAGAGTATCTCTTACCTTTAACTCCAGAAGATAATAAAAATGCTCCCATTGAAGCAGCTTGTCCTATACAAATAGTACAAACATCAGGTTTAATATAATTCATAGTATCATAGATTGACATACCACTAGTAATTACTCCACCTGGAGAGTTGATATATAAATAGATATCTTTATCTGGATCTTCTGCTTCTAAGAAAAGTAACTGAGCAACAACTGTTGAAGCCACTGCATCATTTATTTCTCCACTTAACATAATAATTCTATCTTTTAGAAGTCTAGAATAGATATCATAACTTCTCTCGCCTCTTCCA
This genomic interval carries:
- the clpP gene encoding ATP-dependent Clp endopeptidase proteolytic subunit ClpP, whose amino-acid sequence is MSYIPYVVEKSGRGERSYDIYSRLLKDRIIMLSGEINDAVASTVVAQLLFLEAEDPDKDIYLYINSPGGVITSGMSIYDTMNYIKPDVCTICIGQAASMGAFLLSSGVKGKRYSLPNSRIMIHQPLGGAQGQATDIQIQAKEIQRMKDTLNAMIAEQTGQPIEVIEKDTDRDNFMSADQACEYGLIDEVITRHK